In Populus nigra chromosome 1, ddPopNigr1.1, whole genome shotgun sequence, one genomic interval encodes:
- the LOC133695791 gene encoding protein FATTY ACID EXPORT 1, chloroplastic-like → MATSSSSTTTTISQLSCFSSLNSRLHHLHRRSILSLPQSPRYKSWVVMSIEGHNNEAQTSTSDIKTSSTNHNYTAPEEYKGISDQVKGVYGSAKIHDFCFGIPFGGVVLSGGLLGFVFSRNAVTLGTGVLFGGALLALSTFSLKIWRQGKSSLPFVLGQAVLAATLCWNNFRAYSLTKKVIPTGFFAVISAAMLCFYSYVMISGGNPPPKKLQESAGVNS, encoded by the exons ATGgctacatcatcatcatcaacaacaacaacaatctcTCAGCTTTCTTGTTTCTCTTCACTCAACAGCAGGCTACACCATCTACACCGTCGATCCATTCTATCTCTGCCACAGTCTCCTCGCTACAAG TCATGGGTTGTCATGAGTATTGAAGGACATAATAATGAAGCACAGACTTCAACTTCAGATATCAAAACAAGTAGTACGAATCATAACTATACAGCTCCTGAGGAATATAAGGGAATTAGTGATCAAGTAAAGGGAGTGTATGGATCAGCGAAAATTCATGACTTTTGTTTTGGCATTCCTTTTG gTGGGGTTGTTTTAAGTGGGGGGCTTCTTGGTTTTGTCTTCTCTAGAAATGCTGTGACTTTAGGTACTGGTGTGTTGTTTGGAGGTGCTTTGCTAGCACTCAGTACCTTTAGTTTAAAGATTTGGAGGCAAGGGAAATCAAGCCTTCCATTTGTGCTTGGACAAGCTG TACTCGCAGCAACCCTTTGCTGGAACAACTTTCGAGCTTACTCTTTG ACAAAGAAGGTAATTCCAACAGGATTTTTTGCTGTCATCAG TGCTGCAATGCTGTGCTTCTATTCATATGTAATGATATCTGGAGGAAACCCACCACCAAAGAAGTTGCAGGAATCTGCTGGTGTCAATTCATaa